One part of the Lytechinus pictus isolate F3 Inbred chromosome 3, Lp3.0, whole genome shotgun sequence genome encodes these proteins:
- the LOC129256486 gene encoding histamine H1 receptor-like, with protein MASGLGNIGETYLNIDHASNSPLLFGEEDYSGYSGFPMNESNFNESTVSSGAVKLPLQVIIPIATAMSFVSLITCIGNALVIVAVRTDRRLRTVSNYFILSLAVADLLIGTLVMPLSIIYFVEGQWLLGLIVCQTWLTTDYVTCTASIFNLFILSLDRYWSISSPLKYMKKRTPRRAMLMISLAWCLSCAWIVPVWGWHYFERDGKPRAVPSNECDTEFHANIIFKVLTAILNFYIPLISMLFVYGKIFYEIKTRSKMCVGQRSSGNKKYSIRHSAHMIPLPVAVDVCPNTPSNEEPEEVEEQNASWIPDFDSLSTSKDTSQEYADQSESCPPNIAAKRIKKGEVDHQLKNISHLTLATMGLAGIVGPSMMGGVPPGQRILKRKRAEKDSLAIKQVKRILPDENNKHRIETNVPMIKEPSNSTSSGPGDIQTDGEVIQMKEINGNVSDNKSILRQGETYLCPDRAPNGTTKRRISFTVDSVASKEELEPLRRNSYDERKTTSPKYRGVRYNKESSSPTHLLPTDNVSPDNLSPSRAKPKPQVKNGGIAGRFSFARFSIRHGKTSEFLRDRIRRFSLNKERKAAKQLGIIVSCFITCWLPYFISFMVIAYCPNCVDPNVHYALIWLGYLNSTMNPFIYPLCNSNFRKAFKKIFGITSCRSSTKPKPQTRSMYRRPKSK; from the coding sequence ATGGCGTCTGGATTAGGAAATATAGGCGAAACCTATCTGAACATCGACCATGCTAGTAATTCTCCTCTCCTGTTCGGGGAGGAGGACTACAGTGGTTATTCTGGGTTCCCCATGAACGAGAGCAACTTTAACGAAAGCACGGTGTCATCTGGCGCCGTCAAGCTCCCTCTGCAAGTGATCATACCAATAGCTACTGCCATGTCGTTCGTAAGCCTTATCACATGTATTGGCAACGCCCTTGTAATTGTTGCGGTGCGGACGGACAGAAGACTTCGAACTGTAAGCAATTACTTTATTCTCAGTCTAGCTGTTGCGGACCTACTCATTGGAACCCTCGTGATGCCGCTAAGTATCATCTACTTCGTGGAAGGTCAATGGCTACTTGGACTCATCGTGTGCCAAACATGGTTAACCACCGACTACGTCACCTGTACGGCTTccattttcaatctatttattCTCAGTCTCGATCGGTACTGGTCCATTAGCTCGCCGTTGAAATACATGAAGAAAAGAACGCCACGCCGTGCTATGCTCATGATAAGTTTGGCGTGGTGTCTTTCTTGCGCATGGATCGTACCGGTCTGGGGATGGCATTACTTTGAACGGGATGGAAAACCAAGGGCTGTTCCGTCCAACGAGTGCGACACGGAATTCCATGCAAATATAATATTCAAAGTCCTGACAGCAATACTTAATTTTTACATTCCGCTAATATCCATGCTATTCGTTTACGGAAAgatattttatgaaatcaaGACAAGATCAAAGATGTGTGTAGGGCAGAGGTCGAGTGGAAATAAGAAGTATTCGATCAGACACTCTGCTCACATGATTCCGTTACCTGTAGCGGTAGATGTTTGTCCAAATACCCCTTCGAATGAGGAGCCGGAAGAAGTGGAAGAACAAAATGCTTCATGGATACCTGACTTCGATTCATTAAGTACGAGTAAAGACACCTCGCAAGAATATGCCGACCAGAGCGAGTCGTGTCCGCCAAACATCGCTGCTAAACGAATAAAGAAAGGAGAGGTTGATCATCAGTTGAAAAATATCTCGCATTTAACATTGGCAACAATGGGTCTTGCTGGTATAGTAGGTCCCAGTATGATGGGAGGAGTTCCTCCTGGGCAGCGGATACTTAAGAGAAAAAGAGCAGAAAAGGATTCACTTGCCATAAAGCAAGTAAAAAGAATTCTACCTGACGAGAATAACAAACATAGGATAGAAACAAATGTTCCCATGATAAAAGAACCGTCTAATAGTACTTCCAGTGGTCCTGGAGATATCCAGACGGATGGAGAGGTCattcaaatgaaagaaatcaatGGTAATGTATCAGATAATAAGTCTATATTGAGACAAGGAGAAACGTATTTATGTCCCGATCGTGCTCCAAATGGGACGACAAAAAGGAGGATATCATTTACTGTTGATTCTGTCGCATCCAAAGAAGAACTTGAACCATTGCGTAGAAACTCTTACGATGAGAGGAAAACTACAAGTCCAAAGTATAGGGGCGTTAGGTACAACAAAGAGAGTTCAAGTCCTACTCATCTACTTCCAACTGATAATGTCAGCCCGGATAATTTATCTCCTAGTCGAGCAAAACCTAAACCTCAAGTAAAGAACGGTGGAATCGCGGGTCGATTTTCATTTGCAAGATTTAGTATTAGACATGGAAAGACGAGCGAGTTCTTACGGGACCGAATCCGACGTTTCTCGttgaacaaagaaagaaaagctgCTAAGCAATTGGGTATTATTGTCAGTTGTTTCATCACCTGTTGGCTACCGTACTTCATATCATTCATGGTTATTGCTTACTGTCCAAATTGTGTTGACCCGAATGTTCACTATGCTCTGATATGGCTGGGCTACTTGAACTCAACCATGAATCCCTTTATATATCCACTGTGCAACAGTAACTTTAGGAAAGCCTTCAAGAAAATTTTTGGCATCACATCCTGTAGATCTTCGACTAAACCCAAACCCCAGACTAGATCAATGTACAGAAGACCGAAAAGCAAATAG